Proteins encoded together in one Centropristis striata isolate RG_2023a ecotype Rhode Island chromosome 6, C.striata_1.0, whole genome shotgun sequence window:
- the LOC131973764 gene encoding endonuclease domain-containing 1 protein-like, translating to MKHRGCKVHRAERHFTGIEYTEETAPFVMFVCRRDQMFICLLLVFVMAGAEVQENLSPECKQFLYMGTVPRGLEEQPFKKICQFYGGSPRFVTLYDTITHIPVYSAYTFKRSDGSKKVDVPWMYEPQLSTMSDSREMQQFPSEYVHMNFEDAQAVLDDYSDTVIFERGQLNPDEHQAHPDDKASTYTLTNVVPQVREFNIGPWKDHEHTIRRRLNNYCRGTAYVVTGVTTSGHMIRRHNINRLGIPTYLWSAYCCPDFDHNAPYSERSKFPAFAAHGLNDREDNKVQEMTLQQLEEFLKRVTYVASSFQIFYDNCVPLKSPVHRMEK from the exons ATGAAACACAGAGGATGCAAAGTCCACAGAGCAGAGCGACATTTCACAGGGATTGAATACACTGAGGAGACGGCACCGTTCGTCATGTTTGTCTGCAGAAGAGACCAAATGTTCAtctgtcttcttcttgtctttgTGATGGCAGGAGCAGAGGTGCAGGAAAACCTCTCACCTGAGTGTAAACAGTTCCTGTACATGGGCACAGTGCCGCGAGGCCTCGAGGAGCAGCCTTTCAAAAAGATCTGCCAGTTCTACGGCGGAAGCCCACGATTTGTCACCCTGTACGACACCATCACCCACATCCCTGTTTATTCTGCGTACACCTTCAAACGCTCGGACGGATCAAAAAAGGTTGATGTGCCTTGGATGTATGAGCCACAG CTCTCCACAATGTCTGACTCACGTGAGATGCAGCAGTTCCCTTCAGAATATGTTCACATGAATTTCGAGGACGCTCAGGCCGTGCTTGACGACTACTCGGACACAGTAATCTTTGAACGTGGTCAGCTGAATCCGGACGAGCACCAGGCCCACCCCGACGACAAAGCATCCACCTACACCCTGACAAACGTGGTCCCTCAGGTCCGAGAGTTCAACATCGGCCCCTGGAAAGACCACGAACACACCATCCGCAGGCGGCTCAACAACTACTGTCGTGGCACCGCCTATGTGGTCACAGGGGTCACCACCTCGGGGCACATGATCCGCCGCCACAATATCAACCGCCTGGGCATCCCCACCTACTTGTGGTCGGCCTACTGTTGCCCTGATTTTGACCACAATGCACCATACTCCGAGCGCTCCAAGTTTCCAGCGTTTGCAGCTCACGGGCTCAACGACAGGGAGGATAACAAGGTTCAGGAGATGacgctgcagcagctggaggaaTTCCTCAAGAGGGTAACTTATGTTGCCAGCTCTTTCCAGATATTCTATGACAACTGTGTGCCTCTTAAAAGTCCTGTTCACAGGATGGAAAAATAA